Proteins from one Robertmurraya sp. FSL R5-0851 genomic window:
- a CDS encoding SIR2 family protein: MKLASYIEKALSDNPLLVIGSGSSCGAGLPGMYQLSQYLQTNIVGNMGEDGEVWTKIRKLLNEDVDLESALQSVPKISDSLTTSIVEHTWACVAKDEKKTMMKISTGEDICGFVRYFKKYHHTKNKVLNVVTTNYDQIIEFSASVAGLQSWDGFNTGIVSYPISYSDFHSRLIEIKIRGRNGGVIRDEVCHVKIYKPHGSLSWFKTEDDRFVNISNVGYSDLPLLRESNLIPVIVTPGIGKYLETHQQPYNNVIAEMNHSIQETKSVVFYGFGFNDIHIQGSFTSLILNSSIPKIIIAKELSESFLNIIKLEKIRNYLAIEEAENGSRIISDIVDEGSFYEKNCWSFKGLLDIAWGAE; the protein is encoded by the coding sequence ATGAAATTAGCATCCTATATTGAAAAAGCATTATCAGACAATCCACTTTTAGTAATTGGAAGCGGCTCTTCTTGTGGTGCAGGGTTACCAGGAATGTATCAATTGTCACAGTATCTACAAACAAATATTGTCGGTAATATGGGTGAGGATGGTGAAGTATGGACAAAAATAAGAAAATTATTAAATGAAGATGTAGATTTAGAGTCTGCATTGCAATCAGTACCCAAAATCTCTGATTCATTAACGACCTCGATTGTAGAACATACATGGGCTTGCGTTGCAAAAGACGAAAAGAAAACCATGATGAAAATTTCAACAGGTGAAGATATTTGCGGATTTGTTAGGTATTTTAAGAAGTATCACCATACTAAAAATAAAGTATTGAATGTTGTGACTACAAATTATGATCAAATAATTGAGTTTTCGGCTTCAGTAGCAGGGTTACAAAGCTGGGATGGATTTAATACTGGAATTGTTTCTTATCCAATTTCCTATAGCGATTTTCATTCTAGATTGATAGAGATTAAAATAAGGGGAAGAAATGGTGGCGTAATACGTGATGAGGTTTGCCACGTGAAAATATATAAACCTCATGGGTCATTAAGTTGGTTTAAGACAGAAGACGATAGGTTCGTGAATATATCAAATGTAGGTTATTCTGACTTACCTTTGCTTAGAGAAAGTAATTTGATTCCGGTTATTGTTACTCCAGGGATAGGAAAATATTTAGAAACTCATCAACAACCATATAATAATGTTATTGCTGAGATGAATCATTCTATTCAAGAAACAAAGAGTGTAGTTTTCTATGGGTTTGGCTTTAATGACATACATATTCAGGGATCGTTTACTTCTTTGATACTAAATAGTTCAATTCCTAAAATTATAATAGCGAAAGAGCTATCAGAATCTTTTTTAAATATTATTAAGCTAGAAAAGATAAGGAACTATTTAGCGATAGAAGAAGCTGAAAATGGAAGTCGAATTATAAGTGATATAGTTGATGAGGGGAGTTTCTATGAGAAGAATTGTTGGAGTTTTAAGGGTTTACTTGATATTGCATGGGGGGCTGAATAA
- a CDS encoding ArsR/SmtB family transcription factor, producing the protein MNPNTLTEYASLFKEHDYLEGYVLSIAQKTKNEIIDLFIETLSDWYDWLHEIVDWNKWMQALSFEGKFQLSIDNTKPIEEIERITGGAKYLPEPSIWHIKLIPHVSYRPWILELRTSDTKLIFYPLKDQALLEPGVPPQDLIRGHKALGDELRLKLLYQIIRGPQSLQDLSVKFNVSKTTLHHQLSLLKAAKFISVDKGTYSVNTVQIQSFTSRLTQYLGDKL; encoded by the coding sequence ATGAACCCAAATACACTTACAGAATATGCATCTCTATTTAAGGAACATGATTACTTAGAGGGTTATGTTCTATCGATTGCTCAAAAAACAAAAAATGAGATTATTGATTTATTTATTGAGACTCTATCTGATTGGTATGATTGGTTACACGAAATAGTCGATTGGAATAAATGGATGCAAGCATTATCCTTTGAAGGAAAATTTCAATTAAGTATTGATAATACTAAACCTATTGAAGAGATTGAAAGAATAACGGGTGGAGCAAAATACCTGCCTGAGCCTTCTATATGGCATATCAAGCTTATTCCACATGTATCCTATCGTCCATGGATTTTAGAACTACGTACAAGTGATACCAAATTGATCTTTTATCCATTAAAAGATCAAGCATTACTAGAACCAGGAGTACCCCCACAGGATCTTATTCGGGGACATAAAGCTTTGGGGGACGAACTTAGATTAAAATTACTTTATCAAATTATAAGAGGACCACAATCACTTCAAGATCTAAGTGTGAAGTTTAATGTTTCTAAAACAACACTTCATCATCAACTCTCTTTACTTAAAGCAGCAAAGTTTATTTCCGTTGATAAGGGTACCTATTCAGTTAACACAGTGCAAATCCAGTCATTTACTTCACGTCTTACTCAATACCTGGGTGACAAACTATGA
- a CDS encoding site-specific integrase produces MQKKPLDALIQDLEQEMIRLGYTEGSMRFYRSRWQKLLQFAHEQGETYYSEGLGIKFVEKYFHILEKDFDKSLTQSETQELRIIRMIGDFQLHSTILRRYYKHKEILTDFYFIEISNRFKQYCVNKDYSKATIDHYVKQSARFMDYLSSQKVKDCKEINLTLINDYIKTLAGYTYKTVEQNICSLRAFFRFLLVTEEIKIDFASKTPMIQARKQTRIPSVWTEDELKRLISAIDRGSPKGKRDYAIILIACCLGLRCTDIKNLKMEHFLWAEKRLVFTQSKTRQPLTLPLTPEVGWAVIEYLKYGRPKINSPYVFVKHMAPFGPFSEGDHLNQLIKRYMELAHIPTLKKRRGMHSLRHTMASILLEKDTPLSTISDILGHVDTNSTAVYLKVDIKRLKECSLDFKEGLSDE; encoded by the coding sequence ATGCAAAAGAAACCGTTGGATGCATTAATTCAGGACCTAGAACAAGAAATGATTCGGCTTGGCTATACCGAGGGATCTATGAGGTTTTACCGAAGTAGATGGCAGAAACTGCTCCAATTTGCACATGAACAAGGTGAAACATACTATTCGGAAGGGTTGGGAATTAAGTTTGTTGAAAAATACTTTCATATCCTCGAAAAAGATTTTGATAAATCTCTTACACAGTCAGAGACTCAAGAACTTCGAATTATTCGAATGATTGGTGATTTTCAACTACACTCAACTATTTTACGTCGCTACTATAAGCATAAGGAAATCCTTACGGATTTTTACTTTATCGAAATTAGTAACCGTTTTAAGCAATACTGTGTAAATAAAGATTATTCCAAAGCCACAATAGACCATTATGTAAAACAATCTGCTAGATTCATGGATTATCTTTCTTCGCAGAAAGTTAAAGATTGTAAAGAAATCAATCTTACATTGATTAACGATTACATTAAAACCTTGGCGGGATATACATACAAAACAGTAGAACAAAATATCTGTTCCTTGCGTGCCTTTTTCCGCTTTCTCCTAGTTACAGAAGAAATAAAGATTGATTTTGCTTCAAAAACGCCTATGATTCAGGCAAGAAAACAGACCCGTATTCCATCTGTATGGACAGAAGATGAATTGAAAAGGTTAATCTCTGCCATTGATAGAGGGAGTCCAAAGGGCAAAAGAGATTATGCAATTATATTAATAGCATGTTGCCTCGGCTTAAGGTGTACAGATATTAAAAATTTGAAAATGGAGCACTTTCTCTGGGCTGAGAAAAGGCTTGTATTTACTCAATCAAAAACTAGGCAGCCTTTAACTCTTCCATTAACACCGGAGGTGGGATGGGCAGTTATTGAGTATCTTAAGTACGGTCGTCCTAAAATAAACAGCCCCTATGTATTTGTAAAGCACATGGCACCATTTGGGCCCTTTTCTGAAGGAGATCATTTAAATCAGTTAATTAAAAGGTACATGGAATTAGCACACATTCCTACATTAAAAAAAAGAAGAGGAATGCATTCCCTTAGGCATACCATGGCCAGTATACTTCTCGAAAAAGATACACCACTTTCCACCATTTCAGATATCCTTGGTCATGTAGATACAAACTCAACAGCAGTTTACTTAAAGGTTGACATCAAAAGGTTGAAAGAATGTTCCCTTGATTTTAAGGAGGGATTGAGTGATGAGTGA
- a CDS encoding site-specific integrase has product MKPTDFAKHLTEFLSVYLPSQKNVSRNTIQSYRDTFKLLIKYCQEKKNIRAERITLDILSSETLIGFLGWLEKVRKCSISTRNQRLSAIHSFFRYVQAEEPSGLFHFQKVIAIPSKKAEKTVVEHLSPEAMKLLLEQPERGCIKGRRDLTLMSVLYDTGARVQELIDIKVRDVILENPAVIVLTGKGNKTRRVPLLKNSVSLLERYIIENNLDKPWKNEYPLFTNNQQNKLTKEGIAYIITKYVELARRTSTLVPSKVKPHMFRHSKAMHLLQAGVNLIYIRDFLGHVDIKTTEIYARIDTETKRKAIENVYPDLIDSTLPDWNKDQALLTWLSELK; this is encoded by the coding sequence ATGAAACCAACTGATTTTGCGAAGCACCTTACGGAATTTCTTTCGGTGTACCTTCCGTCACAGAAAAATGTCAGTAGGAATACCATTCAATCATATCGTGATACATTTAAACTTTTGATAAAGTATTGCCAAGAAAAGAAAAACATTCGAGCAGAAAGGATTACTTTAGATATTCTTTCAAGTGAAACGCTTATTGGCTTTCTGGGCTGGCTAGAAAAGGTTAGAAAATGTAGCATCTCTACTAGAAATCAGAGGCTTTCAGCGATTCATTCCTTTTTTCGTTATGTTCAGGCCGAAGAACCTTCCGGTCTTTTCCATTTTCAAAAAGTAATCGCAATCCCCTCCAAAAAGGCAGAGAAAACTGTGGTGGAGCATCTGTCACCAGAGGCTATGAAACTACTTCTAGAACAGCCCGAAAGGGGCTGCATTAAGGGTCGACGTGACCTTACATTGATGAGTGTTCTGTATGATACTGGCGCAAGGGTGCAGGAACTAATTGATATAAAAGTAAGGGATGTAATCTTAGAAAATCCGGCAGTGATTGTATTAACAGGAAAAGGAAATAAGACAAGGCGAGTTCCTCTTTTGAAAAATTCCGTATCATTATTGGAACGCTATATTATCGAAAATAATCTGGATAAACCATGGAAAAATGAATATCCTCTCTTTACAAATAATCAGCAAAACAAGCTTACTAAGGAAGGGATTGCCTATATAATAACAAAATATGTTGAATTAGCTAGGAGAACATCAACCCTAGTTCCTTCGAAAGTGAAACCCCATATGTTTCGTCACTCGAAGGCAATGCATTTACTACAAGCAGGAGTAAATCTCATATACATACGTGATTTTCTTGGACATGTAGATATAAAGACGACAGAAATTTACGCCAGAATAGATACTGAGACGAAAAGAAAGGCAATTGAAAATGTTTACCCTGATTTGATTGATAGCACTCTTCCCGACTGGAATAAGGATCAGGCATTGCTTACTTGGCTTTCCGAATTAAAGTAG
- a CDS encoding transposase: MKRIKHSKEFKLQVIKEAQDTGKNTLVARRYDLNPNMVSRWVREYKDGKFGEVDVAVLPDIDSKELSKENEKLKMLLGEKDLEIAILRDLIKKKNPHLLKSMK, from the coding sequence ATGAAACGAATAAAACATTCTAAAGAATTTAAATTACAAGTCATCAAGGAAGCCCAAGACACAGGGAAGAATACCCTTGTAGCTCGCCGGTATGATCTGAATCCCAATATGGTTAGTCGCTGGGTTCGTGAATACAAAGATGGTAAATTTGGTGAAGTAGATGTGGCTGTGCTGCCAGATATAGACTCCAAAGAATTATCCAAAGAAAATGAAAAACTTAAAATGTTATTAGGTGAAAAAGACCTTGAAATAGCGATCCTGAGGGATCTTATAAAAAAGAAAAACCCTCACTTGCTGAAAAGCATGAAGTAG
- a CDS encoding IS110 family transposase has translation MDFKQNHKINQVTEKTLVVGIDIAKRIHYACFVDDRGRVLRKSFSVSQSRDGFELFYQCILTEMKEHEKTEVIVGIEPTGHYWLNLAYFLEERGIPLVMANPMHVKRSKELDDNLPTKHDRKDALVIARLIKDGRFSYPRILKDKEAELRVGATFRSKLTEELGAVKNMMIRWLDRYFPEFTQVFPSFGKMAMAVLECTPFPSDLHQKQPDEVLTLYRQVEGLKSPQRPKAMRLIEVAANSIGVTEGREMARIEIATLVRRYHQLEQDIESITQHLVELVQTSVEYEWLSSVQALGDVTIVDLLAEIGSFSHYVDSRQIMKLAGLTLRENSSGQHKGQKRISKRGRRRLRALLFRVMMPMIRHNEAFRKLHEYYTNRKENPLRKKQSIVVLCGKLLKVLHGICTKHKAFDAQRMMKDIPSLAEAM, from the coding sequence ATGGATTTTAAACAAAATCATAAAATAAATCAAGTCACCGAAAAAACACTTGTAGTCGGAATCGACATTGCCAAGAGGATTCATTACGCTTGCTTTGTGGATGATCGCGGACGGGTGCTCCGAAAGTCATTCTCTGTTTCTCAGTCTCGAGATGGGTTTGAACTTTTCTATCAATGTATTCTAACTGAAATGAAAGAACACGAGAAAACGGAAGTCATCGTAGGGATTGAACCTACTGGCCATTATTGGCTCAATTTAGCCTATTTTCTAGAGGAACGGGGCATCCCCCTAGTTATGGCCAATCCTATGCATGTCAAACGGTCAAAAGAGTTAGATGACAATCTGCCAACCAAACATGACCGCAAAGATGCGCTGGTAATCGCTCGACTCATAAAAGATGGGCGCTTCAGTTATCCACGTATCTTGAAAGACAAGGAAGCTGAACTCCGTGTGGGAGCAACGTTTAGGAGTAAATTGACAGAGGAACTTGGAGCTGTCAAAAATATGATGATTCGCTGGTTAGATCGCTATTTTCCTGAGTTTACCCAGGTGTTTCCATCATTCGGAAAAATGGCTATGGCTGTACTTGAATGTACCCCATTTCCAAGTGATCTTCATCAGAAACAACCCGATGAAGTTTTAACTCTTTATCGTCAGGTTGAGGGACTCAAATCCCCCCAGAGACCGAAAGCAATGCGTCTCATTGAAGTCGCTGCTAACTCCATAGGAGTAACAGAGGGACGTGAGATGGCCCGTATTGAAATCGCCACACTCGTTCGCCGTTATCACCAGTTGGAACAAGATATTGAAAGCATTACACAGCACTTGGTTGAACTTGTACAAACATCCGTAGAGTACGAATGGCTCTCATCAGTTCAAGCACTTGGAGATGTTACAATTGTCGATTTATTAGCTGAAATCGGTAGTTTTTCACACTATGTAGATTCACGCCAAATCATGAAACTTGCGGGACTAACATTACGTGAAAATTCCTCTGGGCAACACAAAGGACAGAAGCGCATTTCCAAAAGAGGCAGAAGAAGGCTACGCGCCCTCCTTTTCCGGGTGATGATGCCGATGATTCGCCATAATGAAGCTTTTAGAAAACTACATGAGTATTACACAAACCGTAAGGAAAATCCGTTACGCAAGAAGCAATCCATCGTGGTACTATGCGGAAAACTATTAAAAGTGTTACATGGAATCTGTACAAAGCACAAAGCGTTTGACGCACAGCGAATGATGAAGGATATTCCTAGTCTCGCAGAGGCTATGTAA
- a CDS encoding tyrosine-type recombinase/integrase has translation MSEIIYKGPFKSHIQAHVGLKKAIGYKYDRDSRDLNRFDSFTMEKYPQATELTKEIVLDWCSKKTYEAQANLCSRASVIRQFGKYLDSIGVKAYIIPKGYFPTEEQYVPYIYSFDELERFFAETEKCKYCSECPHRHLIMPVFFRMIYMCGLRVSEARLLKVADVDLENGILTINQSKKDNSRLVPMSVSLTERCRIYSKMVHPYPSAEDYYFPALDNRPMTTGNVYKNFRRFLWSAGISHGGRGNGPRIHDFRHSYSVHCLKKWVDEEKDLTVYLPVLKTYLGHDSFKETAYYLRLTADVFPSITLRLETRYPGMIPQLDGDNDETN, from the coding sequence ATGAGTGAAATCATATATAAAGGCCCTTTTAAAAGTCATATCCAAGCTCATGTGGGACTGAAAAAGGCTATTGGATATAAATATGATAGGGATTCACGTGATTTAAATCGATTTGACAGTTTTACAATGGAAAAGTATCCCCAAGCCACTGAACTTACTAAAGAAATCGTATTAGACTGGTGTAGTAAAAAAACTTACGAGGCACAAGCAAATTTATGTTCACGCGCATCAGTCATCCGCCAGTTTGGGAAATATCTGGATTCCATTGGAGTTAAAGCATATATCATCCCCAAGGGATACTTTCCTACGGAGGAACAATATGTACCGTATATTTATTCTTTTGATGAACTAGAAAGGTTTTTTGCTGAAACGGAAAAATGCAAGTACTGTTCCGAATGTCCACACAGACATCTGATTATGCCCGTGTTCTTTCGTATGATTTATATGTGCGGTTTAAGGGTATCCGAGGCAAGGCTTCTCAAAGTAGCTGACGTTGACCTTGAAAATGGTATTCTGACTATAAATCAATCTAAAAAAGATAACAGCAGGTTGGTACCAATGTCGGTGTCCCTTACGGAACGTTGTCGGATTTATTCGAAAATGGTACATCCTTATCCAAGTGCCGAAGATTATTACTTTCCTGCGCTTGATAACAGACCGATGACGACCGGAAATGTCTATAAAAATTTCCGTAGGTTTTTATGGAGTGCTGGAATTTCACATGGTGGAAGAGGAAATGGTCCTCGTATCCACGACTTTCGCCACTCTTATTCAGTTCATTGTCTGAAAAAATGGGTTGATGAAGAAAAGGATTTAACGGTATATCTTCCAGTACTTAAAACGTATTTGGGTCACGATTCCTTTAAAGAAACTGCTTATTATCTGCGCTTGACTGCGGATGTGTTTCCATCTATTACATTAAGGCTTGAAACGCGGTATCCGGGAATGATTCCTCAATTAGATGGTGATAACGATGAAACCAACTGA
- a CDS encoding ATP-binding protein, translating to MVNDIVNLFEIPHIRSVGQVVKVDSYSVTVNIPDDDTLKTLNVNGFVILHTSNPNVRLIGRIDRVLRVDDITHYAIEDGISLKVNNSAIINALGTLNGPNIERQRAQFTRAVEVLPEIGADCFYLTGEYLSSFTSLVAEENATSDTALTLGSYAISNDSKAILDGDAFFQRHAMIVGSTGSGKSYTVAKIVEQAASLKNSNMIILDLHGEYSPLAEHDKIKKFRIAGPGDLDNPGEEVLFLPYWLLGYEDMLALILDRTDENAPNQAMVFSTTVLEAKRNLLEEMVLLEELETFTIDSPIPYKMNYVVDKIEELNNERVQGAKGLVNGPFKGRFDRFLPRINSKLDDRRYGFLFNLDEEKLKSDYLIKLVNDLMEPSSDENSGVKIVDFSEVPSDILPIVISLVAKIVFQIQQWTPSERRYPISLLCDEAHLYLPAKQLADASEKRALTHFERIAKEGRKYGVSLTIISQRPSELNTTIMSQCNNVIALRLSNQSDKNAVSNLLPENLGGIKEVLPTLGVGEGIVVGDACLLPSRIKIDQPIYKPKSNSLKFWSIWKDGQVNQNLNQSVKNLQRQTLE from the coding sequence ATGGTTAACGACATTGTTAATTTGTTTGAGATACCACATATAAGGAGTGTGGGACAAGTTGTTAAAGTTGATAGCTACAGTGTAACAGTTAATATACCTGATGATGATACTTTAAAGACCCTAAATGTAAATGGATTTGTTATCCTTCATACATCTAATCCAAATGTTCGATTAATAGGTAGAATTGACCGTGTGTTGAGAGTTGACGACATTACACATTATGCAATAGAGGATGGTATAAGCCTTAAAGTTAATAATTCAGCTATCATTAACGCATTAGGAACCTTAAATGGCCCAAATATAGAGAGACAGAGAGCTCAGTTTACACGTGCTGTAGAGGTTCTTCCTGAGATAGGTGCAGATTGTTTTTATCTTACAGGGGAATATTTATCTTCTTTCACCTCACTTGTTGCAGAAGAGAACGCCACTTCAGATACCGCGCTTACATTAGGAAGTTATGCCATATCTAATGACTCAAAAGCTATACTCGATGGAGATGCCTTTTTTCAAAGACATGCAATGATAGTTGGATCAACTGGTTCAGGAAAATCATACACTGTAGCGAAAATAGTAGAACAAGCAGCTTCCTTGAAAAATTCAAATATGATAATTTTAGATCTTCATGGAGAGTATTCACCTTTAGCAGAACACGATAAAATTAAAAAATTCAGAATAGCAGGTCCTGGAGATTTAGACAATCCAGGAGAAGAAGTGTTATTTTTACCTTATTGGTTACTAGGGTATGAAGATATGCTTGCTTTAATTTTAGATAGAACAGATGAAAATGCGCCTAACCAAGCAATGGTGTTTTCAACAACTGTACTTGAAGCTAAAAGAAACCTCCTAGAAGAAATGGTACTGCTAGAAGAGCTTGAGACATTTACTATCGACAGTCCGATCCCATATAAAATGAATTATGTTGTCGACAAAATTGAAGAATTGAATAATGAAAGGGTTCAAGGAGCTAAAGGTTTGGTCAACGGCCCTTTTAAAGGGAGATTTGACCGATTTCTTCCAAGAATAAATTCAAAGTTAGATGATAGGAGATATGGATTTTTATTTAATTTAGATGAGGAAAAGTTGAAGTCTGATTATCTTATAAAACTAGTAAATGACCTTATGGAACCATCAAGTGACGAGAATAGTGGAGTTAAAATTGTTGATTTTTCAGAGGTTCCATCAGATATTTTACCAATTGTGATTAGTTTAGTTGCAAAAATTGTATTTCAAATTCAGCAATGGACTCCTTCAGAAAGAAGATATCCGATTTCATTGCTATGTGATGAGGCTCACTTGTATTTACCAGCAAAGCAGTTAGCAGATGCATCTGAAAAAAGGGCGTTGACCCACTTTGAGAGAATTGCAAAAGAAGGTCGTAAATATGGAGTAAGCTTAACTATTATTAGTCAACGTCCATCTGAATTAAATACTACTATTATGAGTCAATGCAATAATGTAATAGCATTAAGACTATCGAATCAATCAGATAAAAACGCTGTAAGTAATTTATTACCTGAAAATTTAGGAGGAATTAAAGAAGTTCTACCTACTCTAGGTGTTGGTGAAGGTATTGTTGTAGGAGATGCATGTTTATTGCCTTCAAGAATAAAGATTGACCAACCGATATACAAGCCGAAATCTAATAGTCTTAAATTTTGGTCAATTTGGAAAGATGGACAGGTTAATCAAAATTTAAACCAATCAGTAAAAAATCTTCAGCGTCAAACGTTAGAGTAA
- a CDS encoding IS3 family transposase, with protein sequence MQKGYSISKVLKIIGIPRSTYYYQKNYRVEEKKVSEGRPAPGYSIQEDGQKISDEQIKEFLLEEIAGDCYNYGYRKLTKVLRRKYKLKINKKKVYRICKELGILRPQRQKKVSYPRKLARNRIITRSNQLWEADIKYGFIEGEDRFFFVMSIIDVYDRGIITYHMGLSCTGDDVKQTLKRALLKRQQYDELEKPVIRTDNGPQFISHTFEKFCEDSKIEHERIPPRTPNMNAHIESFHRIFEDDCLSRWQFETYTEAYQEVMNFMEFYNERRMHSSILDLSPKEFYQKQDSLVIKEVRV encoded by the coding sequence ATTCAAAAAGGCTACTCGATTTCAAAGGTGCTTAAAATCATAGGTATTCCTCGATCCACATACTACTATCAAAAGAATTATCGTGTTGAGGAGAAAAAAGTAAGTGAGGGACGTCCAGCACCAGGTTATTCGATCCAAGAGGACGGTCAAAAGATATCAGACGAACAGATTAAAGAATTTCTACTAGAAGAGATTGCCGGTGATTGCTATAACTATGGTTATCGCAAACTCACTAAGGTCTTAAGGCGAAAATACAAACTTAAAATTAACAAGAAAAAAGTATACCGGATTTGTAAAGAATTGGGCATCTTACGCCCACAGCGCCAAAAGAAAGTCTCATACCCTAGGAAACTAGCAAGAAATCGCATTATTACAAGATCTAATCAGCTATGGGAAGCTGACATTAAATATGGCTTTATCGAAGGTGAGGATCGCTTTTTCTTTGTCATGTCCATCATCGATGTTTATGACAGGGGCATCATTACCTATCATATGGGATTAAGCTGCACTGGAGATGATGTCAAACAGACACTGAAAAGGGCATTATTAAAACGCCAACAATATGATGAATTGGAAAAACCTGTAATCCGAACAGACAATGGACCGCAGTTTATTTCCCATACTTTTGAAAAGTTTTGTGAAGATTCCAAAATTGAGCACGAAAGAATTCCACCAAGAACACCAAATATGAATGCTCATATTGAGTCTTTCCATCGCATTTTTGAGGACGATTGCCTATCCAGATGGCAGTTTGAAACCTACACAGAAGCATATCAAGAAGTCATGAATTTTATGGAGTTCTACAACGAGAGACGTATGCATTCTAGTATACTAGATTTGTCACCAAAGGAATTCTATCAAAAACAAGATTCATTGGTGATCAAGGAGGTTCGGGTGTAA
- a CDS encoding PD-(D/E)XK nuclease family protein, protein MNTFTLLGSFYREDVITDFLANLINEEIAFADWFMKTICSTYLLENEKVVARTRVGLGKGIGTPDLIIEKKNGIKTNMIIVIENKLGALEGVEQTNRYASEQGKNALIFELDVNNDVPFKFLFLTLDPYTPASNKEFQKQDYRAFLDVDWSNHVNHPIAEQLLRDYSKLLHNFYQPVINCKPTDHIAEKTKNLNGLQKKLIWINILQQATEVSHLNMTFGEAGGSGRNTAVFLFSKPEWKQDNFDGNVLLPTSANIHFELAVNLLDYSKVKDFHLHYELNPYKPKDKYEKVTGYPEYVNLRTKRREAFHEAIKGLDCYRILTPRKGSNSFLRISINQNERFEEVINELVTIMNQITPLIDNILEI, encoded by the coding sequence GTGAATACCTTTACATTACTAGGTTCGTTTTATCGTGAGGATGTAATAACGGACTTCTTAGCAAACCTTATTAATGAAGAGATAGCTTTTGCAGATTGGTTTATGAAGACCATCTGTTCTACATATTTGTTAGAGAATGAAAAAGTAGTAGCACGTACTCGTGTTGGATTAGGGAAGGGGATAGGTACTCCAGATCTTATCATCGAGAAAAAGAACGGTATAAAAACGAACATGATTATTGTAATCGAGAACAAGTTAGGGGCCTTGGAAGGGGTAGAGCAAACGAACCGGTATGCGTCTGAACAAGGGAAGAACGCTCTCATTTTTGAGTTGGATGTAAACAATGATGTACCATTTAAGTTCTTATTTTTAACTCTAGACCCTTACACTCCCGCTTCCAATAAAGAGTTTCAAAAGCAAGACTACCGAGCTTTCTTAGATGTGGACTGGAGCAATCATGTAAACCATCCTATAGCGGAACAGTTACTTAGAGATTACAGTAAACTACTCCATAATTTTTACCAACCCGTTATAAACTGTAAGCCTACTGATCACATTGCAGAAAAGACTAAGAACCTCAATGGGCTGCAGAAAAAATTGATTTGGATCAACATACTCCAACAAGCAACTGAAGTAAGTCATCTAAACATGACATTCGGGGAAGCTGGGGGATCAGGACGTAATACTGCAGTCTTTCTATTCAGTAAACCAGAATGGAAACAAGATAATTTTGATGGCAATGTTTTACTCCCTACATCAGCTAATATTCACTTTGAGTTAGCAGTTAACTTGTTGGACTATAGTAAAGTGAAAGATTTCCACTTACATTATGAGCTGAATCCTTATAAACCAAAGGATAAATACGAGAAGGTTACTGGATACCCTGAGTACGTAAACCTTCGTACAAAAAGAAGAGAAGCATTCCATGAAGCAATAAAGGGTTTGGATTGCTATCGCATTCTTACTCCACGAAAAGGAAGTAACTCCTTTTTAAGAATCAGCATTAATCAGAATGAGCGGTTTGAAGAGGTAATAAACGAATTAGTAACAATCATGAACCAGATTACTCCACTTATAGATAATATTCTTGAAATATAG